The window AGTTTGTATAGGTATTCGTTTGGTTTACATGGTCATGATCACTTCATTTCAAAAGGTTCCCGCAGAAAGTAATGTTCCCAACAGATGGAAGAATCAACAAAATCCATCAACAAgacataaaataaaaataaaaagacctTGAAACCAAGAAGCTTGTCTTGGCATTCATCCTGAGTTGTTCCTTGAAGCAACTGGTGCAGATCAGCATATTGTTTTGATATAGGAAAGGAACTAAAAGTATGTGACATGATGCTCTCTATTAATGAGTTCCATTGCCTTGCAACCAATCCCAACAAGCATAGCTCCTATAATGCAACACAACATATTGGTATTATAACATAGATAATGAAAGTACTGACAGAGTCTACGAGCAAAGACTAATACATACCATGACTTCAATGATGCCACTTTGACTAGAATCTGCAGAAACTTTTAATGGTTCAAACAATCCCATCCACTGCTCCTTGGGAGCATTAAAGATCATATTAGTTCCTGACATGATCCGAATGGTACGCTCATCAAGCAAGTACGACAAACACTTTGCTTTCCATTGCTTCCACAGGATAAACTTGTCGATGATTTGTGTTTTCCTGTGTTAATAATAGTTTTGAGTGAGTTCAAACTGGAGCCTGCTATGGTCTCAAAAAAAGGACACAGATATATATGGATTAACAATTGTAACAATATAGAAATTTGGGGGATTAAGGGATTACATACTGAGCAGTTGCTGAGGTGCACAATGTACTTCCTGCACTATCAAAGCTGTCCTTTTTCATGCTTTTTAGAAGTGTGTTCAGTTCTCTCTCAGCCAAAGAAATACACGATCCTGAATCCAGCTTCTTCTGTAGTTCTTTAAGTAGAATCTGTGAATTACCCGTAAACAAGGATTCTTCACAAAATTCATCAGAGCTAGTGGAATGTCCAACATCACGGGCATTCTTGGTTCGCATCAAACTAGGTAAATTCATATCTAAAATCGATTGCACATACTCTTGGCACACATTGCATTCACCACTAGCAGAAATGCCATCCATATCCATCTCAACAACTGCTTGAAGTACAGCACCTAAATTCTCCGCATTCGTTGTTTTCAGAAAATGCTTCACAACCAACTCTCTTGCCATCGCAAGTGTTTTTGATCGGATATCCTCAATACCCTGCATGACACAGGGTAGAACATCACTACATGCAAAATCAGAATGGATGCAGCCAAGAAGCATCTTTTCAGAAGCACCTTGGGGAAATTCGGGCTTGAAGCGAGTTGAACGAGTGCAGCATCGAGCTCACTTGCAGACTCATCGTACTGACCATCGTCACGCAGGTTCTTGAAAACCTGAACACAATGCAGGAACATGTGTTAACATTTCAGTTCTTCACAACAACAGAAATTCTTCATGTGGTCAGTGTCTGTCCATTAAAGTAGGAAAACCCCCCTCCTAAGCAGCATTGAGAACGATGAACTTCCAATCTACACGGCCTTCCCCCGAGATGCTGAGAGAATCATGGCGTCGGAGGGGGCACGACGCAAACCTAAACCCCAGTGCAATTTCATCAACAGAGATCAACCATACCTCCTCGAAGAAGAGGGCCCATTGGAGGGCCTTCTTGACGTCACCGGAGCgccaggtggcggcggcgccagacgaggtgcggccgccggcgaggacgaggaCGTCGACGAAGCCccgcaccaagccgagcaactcCTCCATGGCCACCGTCTCGTGCGCCCACCCCATTTGCGATCCCCTTCCTCACAATTCCAACTTTTGGAGGGACTAGTAAGCAATAAGTACAAAGTTGGTTATTTCTACTTAAGCCccttaatttattttgtttcacATATTCTCACCCGTGCTGTTTTGTTCATGT of the Oryza sativa Japonica Group chromosome 2, ASM3414082v1 genome contains:
- the LOC4331121 gene encoding uncharacterized protein isoform X1 — encoded protein: MGWAHETVAMEELLGLVRGFVDVLVLAGGRTSSGAAATWRSGDVKKALQWALFFEEVFKNLRDDGQYDESASELDAALVQLASSPNFPKGIEDIRSKTLAMARELVVKHFLKTTNAENLGAVLQAVVEMDMDGISASGECNVCQEYVQSILDMNLPSLMRTKNARDVGHSTSSDEFCEESLFTGNSQILLKELQKKLDSGSCISLAERELNTLLKSMKKDSFDSAGSTLCTSATAQKTQIIDKFILWKQWKAKCLSYLLDERTIRIMSGTNMIFNAPKEQWMGLFEPLKVSADSSQSGIIEVMELCLLGLVARQWNSLIESIMSHTFSSFPISKQYADLHQLLQGTTQDECQDKLLGFKEMDICEYARQSLESEPYILWLLPPVLTAAAMPPRSSLFKIYLVEIDKQLGEAASKDRKCNCGGDGIDQHQNCEISERIQCLYTFHVQRTQLTIQ